A section of the Novipirellula caenicola genome encodes:
- a CDS encoding HEAT repeat domain-containing protein, whose translation MDDARRFGELFTPELQQECALWTDREPITESEETSAFYFATGVLDELDLLQSDDNGNAVNSYIEALTKFGSYRLASERMHAAKLLADFGVNGSNTIEPLRTALDDEDHRVRVWAHFAIYKIDGGDQSQIESIRVYLNDADNEVRTEAATALGQIGPNAVCGIPELVDLIEDPHQDEFDVPIFMEALASIGADNSLARKALKRATQSDNEWIRNEASEILESMTDD comes from the coding sequence ATGGATGACGCCCGTCGATTCGGCGAGCTGTTTACTCCTGAGCTTCAGCAAGAATGCGCCTTATGGACAGACCGAGAACCCATCACTGAGTCAGAAGAAACGAGCGCATTCTACTTCGCCACTGGCGTCCTCGATGAGTTAGATTTACTGCAATCCGACGACAACGGGAACGCGGTTAACAGCTACATTGAGGCACTCACGAAATTCGGTTCGTACCGTTTGGCTTCCGAGCGAATGCACGCCGCAAAACTTTTGGCAGATTTTGGAGTGAATGGTTCCAATACGATTGAGCCGCTTCGGACCGCACTCGACGATGAGGACCATCGAGTACGCGTTTGGGCGCATTTTGCGATTTACAAGATCGATGGAGGCGATCAGTCCCAGATTGAATCCATTCGCGTTTACCTAAACGACGCTGACAACGAAGTAAGAACAGAGGCGGCAACCGCTTTAGGCCAGATTGGACCGAATGCTGTTTGCGGAATCCCTGAACTAGTCGACCTGATCGAAGATCCACACCAAGATGAATTCGACGTGCCAATTTTCATGGAGGCACTCGCGTCGATTGGAGCGGATAACTCACTTGCAAGAAAGGCACTTAAGCGAGCGACCCAATCGGATAACGAATGGATACGAAATGAGGCTTCGGAAATCTTGGAATCAATGACTGACGATTGA
- a CDS encoding SRPBCC family protein has product MPATSVEINIGADSAVIFDLIHDYSCRLEWDPFLREATLLNGARRADVGVVSRCVARNAVGGLAMDTEYISFLRPSVAAVSMTRAPFFLRNFAASIRQKQIESNVVRVTYRYYFEAKPRFLAFIIKPIVDFVIRRETQIRLAALKFYLE; this is encoded by the coding sequence ATGCCTGCAACATCTGTAGAAATTAACATTGGTGCCGACTCTGCGGTGATATTCGACTTGATCCACGACTATTCTTGTCGCCTTGAGTGGGACCCGTTTCTCCGCGAGGCAACTCTTTTGAACGGAGCGAGAAGGGCAGACGTTGGCGTCGTTTCTAGGTGCGTCGCGCGCAATGCCGTCGGTGGGCTTGCAATGGATACCGAATACATATCCTTTTTGCGTCCATCCGTCGCTGCTGTCTCAATGACGCGTGCCCCCTTCTTCCTTCGCAATTTCGCCGCTTCAATTCGCCAGAAGCAGATTGAAAGCAATGTGGTCCGTGTGACGTATCGCTATTACTTTGAGGCAAAACCTCGATTTCTCGCCTTCATCATCAAGCCAATCGTTGACTTCGTTATTAGACGTGAAACCCAGATACGGCTGGCTGCTCTAAAATTCTATCTGGAGTAG
- a CDS encoding DUF2004 domain-containing protein, which yields MAASSDEVQRRCNAAIEAIRRVHGTAADEDGVTLFVSHHLDELGEEFWLKHCGVPRPEPAQVLEILVLQSHWSEEDDDGIDTFDFTLPDDVTNYVISVEFDDSGNVCGVSMES from the coding sequence ATGGCTGCATCTTCTGATGAGGTCCAACGTCGCTGCAACGCTGCAATCGAGGCGATTCGCCGTGTCCACGGAACCGCTGCGGACGAAGATGGCGTGACGCTTTTCGTTTCGCACCACCTTGACGAGCTCGGTGAGGAGTTCTGGCTGAAACACTGCGGTGTTCCGCGGCCAGAACCGGCACAAGTTCTCGAGATTCTTGTTTTGCAATCTCATTGGAGCGAGGAGGACGATGACGGGATCGACACCTTCGACTTCACCTTGCCGGACGACGTAACCAATTACGTCATTAGCGTTGAATTCGATGACAGTGGAAACGTCTGTGGCGTGTCGATGGAGAGCTGA
- a CDS encoding HlyD family efflux transporter periplasmic adaptor subunit, with product MSSITRSSSNAIGVRIRPDVIAVQTLHQNESAYVIKDPISMTYHRLRADEYFVLERLDGRCSLDDLQREYETKFHPQRVSHRQLNQLLFRFHQSGLTVSDAANQAIPLEHRGRQEQRQKWLQQLSSLLFIRFPGVDPEPFLRRTYPWIRPLLSLPAITIAAFLCVSAAIAFVTRWDTFAAEFPTIGVWLRFESLLMLAAVIGGTKVLHELGHAFVCKHFGGECHQIGPMLLVFTPALYCDTSDSWMLPNRFQRAAVGLAGVATEIVLAAAATWIWIVTAEGMVHSIAMNVMLVCGISTVVFNANPLLRYDGYYVLSDLCDTPNLAERSRRLLFAHLNRIVLGVDELPYETITAFGRFWMIAYAALATVYRWTLTLLILWFVSLMLRPYGLESIGRTLCLFAIAGMVYSLAQIPMRFLKNPVRRSQVRWGRLLRFGCTCAILAGLMMWPLPSSISTTGRFTPRKQTPVYISTPGILQRLGASPGDSVRKGDTIATLVNPDVQYEYVKALGRVEIQAALVQSLRQRRYQTPETGDELPAAEALLADLNEQLETRRERRDALVIHAAASGKLLEGSRRPTATSYGNDDAFQLVNWSGYPTDPENGKGYFQSGTELMSIVEGEDWDVEIVMSQSDVQRIAFGSKVKLALRSDPGNVFSGVVTDISRAQWTPELNTPRWDDVNATRQQAPAATSYVVRVAAKLPDSIHFRAGSTTISRIEAAPISIAGRILRSLNGLLRFR from the coding sequence ATGTCATCCATCACCCGTTCATCGAGTAACGCGATCGGCGTTCGCATCCGCCCGGATGTGATTGCAGTGCAAACGCTGCATCAGAACGAGTCGGCCTATGTGATCAAAGATCCGATCTCGATGACGTACCATCGGCTTCGCGCGGATGAGTATTTCGTTTTAGAGCGTCTTGACGGCCGCTGCAGTCTCGACGACTTGCAACGCGAGTACGAAACCAAGTTTCATCCACAAAGGGTATCGCACCGTCAATTGAATCAACTGTTGTTCCGATTCCACCAGAGCGGGTTGACGGTTTCCGATGCTGCCAATCAAGCGATCCCGCTGGAACATCGCGGACGCCAGGAACAGCGACAAAAGTGGCTGCAACAACTCAGCAGCTTATTATTCATCCGCTTTCCCGGTGTCGATCCCGAACCGTTTCTCCGCCGCACCTACCCGTGGATCCGTCCACTACTGAGTCTGCCGGCAATCACGATCGCGGCGTTCCTATGCGTTTCTGCCGCCATCGCTTTCGTCACCCGCTGGGATACATTCGCTGCAGAATTTCCCACCATCGGGGTTTGGCTAAGGTTCGAGTCGCTACTAATGCTCGCTGCCGTGATCGGCGGCACCAAGGTTTTGCACGAACTTGGCCATGCCTTTGTTTGCAAACATTTTGGCGGCGAGTGCCATCAAATCGGGCCGATGCTATTGGTGTTTACCCCGGCGTTATACTGTGACACCTCGGATTCGTGGATGCTCCCGAATCGCTTTCAGCGAGCGGCGGTGGGACTTGCCGGAGTTGCGACCGAGATCGTTCTGGCAGCCGCGGCAACATGGATTTGGATCGTCACGGCTGAGGGGATGGTGCATTCGATTGCCATGAATGTCATGCTTGTCTGTGGCATCAGCACCGTTGTGTTCAATGCCAACCCGCTGCTGCGTTACGATGGCTACTATGTCCTTTCGGATCTCTGCGACACGCCCAACTTGGCCGAGCGATCACGACGATTGTTGTTTGCTCATCTAAACCGAATCGTGTTGGGAGTGGACGAACTTCCTTACGAAACAATCACCGCATTTGGTCGATTTTGGATGATCGCCTACGCTGCCTTGGCCACGGTTTATCGCTGGACGCTCACGCTACTGATTCTGTGGTTCGTCTCACTGATGCTTCGCCCCTACGGCCTCGAATCGATCGGACGCACGCTGTGTTTGTTCGCAATCGCCGGAATGGTCTATAGCCTTGCACAAATCCCCATGCGTTTCCTTAAAAACCCAGTTCGACGAAGCCAGGTCCGATGGGGACGTTTGCTTCGCTTTGGCTGCACTTGCGCAATTTTGGCGGGCTTGATGATGTGGCCTCTGCCGTCATCGATCTCGACGACAGGCCGATTCACACCTCGCAAACAGACCCCGGTCTACATTTCGACTCCCGGTATCCTGCAGCGACTCGGTGCGTCCCCCGGCGACTCGGTTCGTAAAGGCGACACGATCGCCACGCTCGTCAATCCGGACGTGCAGTATGAATACGTCAAAGCACTCGGGCGAGTGGAAATCCAAGCCGCCCTCGTACAATCGCTTCGTCAACGTCGCTACCAAACTCCGGAAACCGGCGACGAACTTCCGGCGGCCGAGGCTTTACTGGCGGATTTGAATGAACAATTAGAAACACGCCGTGAACGCCGTGACGCCCTGGTCATTCATGCGGCCGCCAGCGGAAAGTTGCTCGAGGGCTCGCGGCGACCGACCGCCACGTCCTATGGAAACGATGACGCGTTCCAGCTTGTGAATTGGTCGGGCTATCCGACGGACCCTGAGAACGGCAAAGGCTATTTTCAATCCGGCACCGAACTGATGTCGATTGTCGAGGGCGAAGACTGGGACGTCGAAATTGTGATGTCGCAATCCGATGTTCAACGAATTGCTTTCGGATCGAAAGTCAAACTTGCGTTGCGATCGGATCCCGGAAATGTTTTTTCGGGGGTCGTCACCGACATCTCGCGTGCCCAGTGGACGCCGGAATTGAACACGCCTCGATGGGACGATGTGAACGCCACACGCCAACAGGCTCCGGCCGCCACGTCGTACGTGGTACGCGTCGCGGCGAAACTTCCCGATTCAATCCATTTTCGAGCCGGATCCACTACCATTAGCCGCATCGAAGCCGCCCCGATCTCGATCGCCGGCCGCATCCTTCGATCGCTCAATGGACTGCTGCGATTCCGCTAA
- a CDS encoding HlyD family efflux transporter periplasmic adaptor subunit: MNAPSTRNPQRPSSTLGERLRDDDPRSLLTSIAKRCSDRNEFIRQLAQHLQSEFAVGIVAVVALDHDHPMMLVADEPLGSRIDRGSVRQNLEMATPTPTASDVALLESGKNRQTVCEETAAGPASEKNELSETVRGFRVELMSAPHRLAVLIVHRIGQRPTAAQQLETLRRLNAYVESVGPFDRTGNTWQRSNVNSEIQSPQGETSTRSASESFANTNTSPSITRMQLAGNETRAQRAALLHLHRSLSIPRTASAIANESRRLIGCDRVAVLTRRGKHFRVQAISGVAVVDKRSNATRSIERLVQRAVVLPGPAMLPGSETLPPQIQAPLDEYLDQCGTTSAALLPLRVVDEPSDGFSSDDPVDDPTSSRGEIVGVLLAEYFSGEGPETITASMQMVVGDSAVALRNAIEHDSIFALTLWKSIGRVKRTGKWVWGITAIAIAMMLGIASLFIQVDHYVIATGSLEPTQRRHVFASVDGVVKTLHVVDGQSVTAELPLLELENADLQRNSETIAGQIQTTLQRLASIKAVRLSGDAKQNPSDRMAVEQQQLETELANLRSQQAIIEAQQADLIVKSPIQGTVVGWQLEQRLARRPVSRGNLLLSVVDETGPWELKLQIPDRDAGAMLESFEQTSALPVTFVVATQPDRSYAAVLLSVATAARIDERQNAVIDATARVQRSNRQQSGTDVFDPQDVRIGADVTARVYCGHRTLLRSWFSDVFDFVNRNVWFYFR; this comes from the coding sequence TTGAACGCCCCTTCCACCCGTAACCCTCAGCGACCATCCTCAACCCTCGGCGAACGTCTTCGTGACGATGATCCGAGGTCGCTGCTGACGTCGATCGCTAAACGCTGCAGCGATCGCAACGAATTTATTCGCCAATTGGCTCAGCACTTGCAAAGCGAATTCGCGGTGGGGATCGTCGCGGTCGTCGCGTTAGACCACGACCACCCAATGATGTTGGTCGCCGATGAGCCGCTCGGCAGCCGCATTGATCGCGGATCGGTACGCCAAAATCTCGAAATGGCCACTCCGACACCGACCGCCAGCGACGTCGCCTTGCTCGAATCAGGGAAGAACCGTCAAACCGTTTGCGAGGAAACGGCTGCGGGGCCTGCTTCCGAGAAAAACGAGCTGTCGGAAACGGTTCGCGGGTTCCGCGTGGAATTGATGTCGGCGCCTCATCGTTTAGCCGTCTTAATCGTTCACCGTATCGGGCAGCGTCCTACAGCCGCCCAGCAACTCGAAACGCTTCGCCGACTGAACGCCTACGTCGAATCAGTCGGCCCGTTTGATCGAACGGGTAACACTTGGCAGCGATCCAATGTTAACAGCGAGATTCAGTCCCCGCAGGGTGAGACGTCGACTCGATCGGCGTCGGAATCGTTTGCCAATACCAACACGTCGCCGAGCATCACGCGGATGCAACTTGCCGGCAACGAGACTCGCGCGCAACGTGCCGCCTTGCTGCATCTGCATCGCAGCCTATCGATCCCGCGGACCGCATCGGCCATCGCCAACGAAAGCCGACGCTTGATCGGTTGCGATCGAGTCGCGGTGCTTACCCGACGTGGCAAACATTTCCGAGTTCAAGCGATCAGTGGGGTCGCGGTGGTCGATAAACGCAGCAACGCGACTCGCAGCATCGAACGATTGGTCCAACGTGCCGTCGTTTTACCAGGCCCGGCAATGCTTCCCGGCTCGGAAACCCTGCCGCCGCAAATCCAAGCCCCACTGGACGAATACCTCGATCAATGCGGAACCACATCGGCGGCTTTGTTACCGCTGCGGGTTGTCGACGAGCCATCGGACGGTTTTTCGTCCGACGATCCAGTGGATGATCCTACCTCGTCTCGCGGCGAAATCGTTGGCGTCCTATTGGCTGAGTATTTCAGCGGAGAGGGCCCTGAAACGATCACTGCATCCATGCAGATGGTCGTAGGCGACTCGGCCGTGGCCCTGCGAAATGCAATCGAGCACGACAGCATTTTTGCATTGACGCTTTGGAAATCGATCGGACGCGTGAAACGCACGGGCAAGTGGGTCTGGGGAATCACTGCCATCGCGATCGCCATGATGCTCGGCATCGCCTCGCTATTCATCCAAGTCGACCACTATGTGATTGCGACCGGTTCGCTCGAACCGACACAGCGACGCCACGTGTTTGCATCTGTCGACGGAGTCGTCAAAACGCTGCATGTCGTCGATGGACAGTCCGTCACCGCCGAGTTACCGCTACTGGAACTTGAAAACGCCGACCTGCAGCGGAACAGCGAAACCATTGCAGGGCAAATTCAGACGACGTTGCAGCGTTTGGCGTCGATCAAAGCGGTTCGACTGAGCGGCGATGCGAAACAAAATCCTTCGGACCGTATGGCTGTCGAACAGCAGCAACTTGAAACCGAACTAGCCAACTTGCGATCTCAACAAGCGATCATCGAGGCTCAGCAAGCGGACTTGATCGTAAAAAGCCCAATCCAGGGAACGGTGGTTGGATGGCAGCTCGAACAGCGACTCGCCCGCCGTCCGGTGTCGCGAGGCAATCTACTACTCAGTGTGGTCGATGAAACTGGCCCCTGGGAACTGAAACTTCAAATTCCGGATCGCGATGCCGGGGCGATGCTCGAATCGTTTGAACAAACCTCTGCACTGCCAGTGACGTTTGTCGTGGCAACCCAGCCCGATCGGTCTTACGCCGCAGTGTTACTCAGCGTTGCAACTGCCGCGCGCATCGACGAACGACAAAATGCAGTGATCGACGCAACCGCCCGCGTCCAACGATCGAACCGTCAACAATCCGGTACCGATGTTTTTGATCCTCAGGATGTCCGTATCGGGGCGGATGTCACTGCACGCGTCTATTGCGGCCACCGCACATTATTGCGAAGTTGGTTCAGCGACGTTTTTGACTTCGTCAACCGCAACGTGTGGTTCTATTTCCGCTAA
- a CDS encoding PQQ-binding-like beta-propeller repeat protein has translation MPLMSFRASLPVVFTIVFSFSISLAEDWPQWRGADRANRSSETGLFKSWGTNGPSLQWMAEGIGEGYASVSVAGDRIYTTGNFDDSQSAVAIDANTGDILWKQAIASGPPKHGYEGSRTTPTVDGNRLYMVSSDGRIVCLNAKDGSEVWSRDFKDWNGKMMSGWGFSESPLVDGDRVVCTPGGSSGLVVALNKNNGDEIWACTLAADQRDTGGKDVKDGAGYSSPVISHGGGVKQYIQLVGRGLIGVRASDGKLLWQYNRVANTTANIPTAIVDGDYVFTSTGYGTGSALLKLTSDGRGGVKASEQYWLDGRELQNKHGGMTLVDGYIYCGHGNGNGMPICVEMATGEIAWGPERAAGKGETSLVYADGHILYRREDGTILLTKATPEKFDVVSVIKPAFQKGKTWAHPVIADGKLYLREQDKLMCYKLK, from the coding sequence ATGCCATTGATGTCGTTTCGGGCCAGTTTGCCCGTGGTGTTCACCATCGTATTTAGCTTTTCCATTTCCCTTGCAGAGGATTGGCCGCAGTGGCGTGGTGCCGATCGAGCCAACCGTTCGTCCGAAACCGGTTTGTTCAAGTCGTGGGGAACCAACGGGCCGTCACTGCAGTGGATGGCCGAAGGGATCGGTGAGGGGTATGCCAGCGTCTCGGTGGCTGGAGATCGAATCTACACCACTGGGAATTTTGACGACAGCCAATCGGCGGTCGCGATCGATGCAAACACCGGCGACATCCTTTGGAAACAGGCGATTGCAAGCGGGCCACCAAAACATGGCTACGAGGGAAGTCGGACCACGCCCACGGTTGACGGCAATCGTTTGTATATGGTCAGCAGCGACGGCCGCATCGTTTGTCTCAATGCAAAAGATGGCTCCGAAGTTTGGAGTCGCGACTTCAAAGATTGGAATGGCAAAATGATGAGCGGTTGGGGATTCAGTGAATCGCCGCTCGTCGATGGTGACCGCGTGGTTTGCACCCCTGGTGGATCGTCGGGTTTGGTTGTCGCGTTGAACAAAAACAATGGCGATGAAATCTGGGCATGCACACTCGCTGCGGATCAGCGAGACACCGGTGGAAAGGATGTCAAGGACGGTGCTGGCTATTCGTCGCCCGTGATCTCGCATGGCGGTGGGGTGAAACAGTACATCCAATTGGTCGGCCGCGGGTTGATCGGAGTTCGTGCAAGCGATGGTAAATTGTTGTGGCAATACAATCGAGTGGCCAACACCACCGCCAACATTCCCACTGCGATTGTCGATGGCGACTATGTCTTTACCAGCACGGGGTATGGTACCGGTTCGGCGCTCCTGAAGCTGACATCCGATGGACGTGGCGGTGTCAAGGCAAGCGAGCAGTATTGGCTCGACGGACGTGAACTCCAGAACAAACATGGCGGGATGACGCTGGTTGATGGTTACATCTATTGCGGCCATGGCAACGGCAACGGGATGCCCATCTGCGTCGAGATGGCGACAGGCGAAATCGCTTGGGGACCCGAACGCGCCGCAGGCAAAGGGGAAACCAGCTTGGTTTATGCCGATGGCCACATCCTTTATCGACGCGAAGACGGCACAATCCTGCTGACCAAAGCAACGCCGGAGAAGTTTGATGTCGTTAGTGTGATCAAGCCCGCGTTCCAGAAGGGAAAAACTTGGGCGCACCCCGTGATCGCCGATGGCAAGTTGTACCTTCGCGAGCAAGATAAATTGATGTGTTACAAGTTGAAGTAA
- the pgsB gene encoding poly-gamma-glutamate synthase PgsB translates to MYGTLLVSGGALALSAVGIAESLWHQRNLSKIPIRIHVNGTRGKSSVTRLIAAGLRAGGIRTCAKTTGTVPRMIFPDGSEASVFRPSRANIMEQRRVVHAAVQLKAEALVIECMALQPQLQSICELKLVKSTHGVITNARADHLDVMGPDVVGVAKALCGTVPVDGKVYTAEQRPETLQVIADAANDRRSEVVSILDDAVREVTWEELAGFSHIEHPDNLALALQICRDLGVPRHVALQGMWAADADPGVMRLFRIAEQNQEMVFVNAFAANDPESTGHSWNTLVQRYEGVERRIALFNCREDRVDRSLQLAEACMRWHPADHYVLSGTGTEVFARRVIQSGLSRDRLTCAESQPATQLVNLLRDQSGRSSMVMGMGNIAGPGMDLLDYFRKADQMQRLQFADHIPVGAA, encoded by the coding sequence ATGTACGGGACTCTGCTGGTTAGTGGCGGTGCACTCGCGTTGTCAGCGGTTGGAATTGCTGAGTCGCTATGGCATCAACGTAATCTCTCGAAGATCCCCATTAGGATCCACGTTAATGGGACTCGAGGCAAATCAAGTGTAACGCGTTTAATTGCAGCGGGATTGCGAGCGGGCGGGATACGTACGTGTGCAAAGACCACCGGTACGGTACCCCGCATGATCTTTCCCGATGGCAGTGAAGCTTCGGTGTTTCGTCCGTCGCGAGCGAACATCATGGAACAGCGACGCGTGGTGCATGCGGCCGTTCAATTGAAAGCCGAAGCGCTTGTGATTGAGTGCATGGCGCTTCAGCCTCAGCTTCAATCGATTTGCGAACTGAAATTGGTCAAGTCGACCCACGGGGTGATCACCAATGCTCGCGCTGATCACTTGGACGTGATGGGGCCGGATGTAGTCGGCGTCGCCAAGGCGTTATGCGGCACGGTTCCAGTCGACGGAAAGGTGTATACGGCCGAACAACGTCCCGAAACGTTGCAAGTGATTGCTGATGCGGCAAACGATCGCCGAAGCGAGGTGGTATCGATTCTTGACGATGCCGTACGTGAGGTGACCTGGGAAGAACTGGCTGGTTTTTCGCATATCGAACATCCTGACAACTTAGCTTTAGCACTGCAAATTTGTCGCGACCTAGGGGTTCCGCGGCATGTTGCGCTGCAGGGCATGTGGGCGGCCGACGCGGATCCCGGTGTGATGCGTTTGTTCCGGATCGCCGAACAAAACCAAGAAATGGTGTTCGTGAATGCCTTTGCCGCAAACGATCCCGAGTCGACCGGGCACAGCTGGAATACTCTGGTCCAGCGGTATGAAGGGGTCGAGCGACGGATCGCACTTTTCAATTGTCGTGAAGACCGAGTCGATCGTTCGTTGCAATTGGCCGAAGCCTGCATGCGATGGCATCCGGCGGATCACTACGTGTTATCCGGCACGGGGACCGAGGTGTTCGCACGACGTGTGATTCAGAGCGGCTTGTCGCGAGACCGATTGACCTGTGCCGAATCCCAACCGGCAACGCAGTTGGTCAACCTGTTGCGAGACCAATCGGGACGTTCATCGATGGTGATGGGGATGGGAAATATCGCCGGTCCTGGGATGGATTTATTGGACTATTTTCGCAAGGCGGATCAAATGCAACGTCTTCAGTTTGCGGATCACATTCCCGTAGGAGCGGCCTGA
- the pgsC gene encoding poly-gamma-glutamate biosynthesis protein PgsC produces the protein MSLMDIDVTLLAIAIGLLISLVVTELLGLSVGGMIVPGYIALSLHQPVAVILTILAALITWGIVRMVSQWAILFGRRRVVLTVMFGFAVGMAIRLAANALSIATVGDAGDDVVSPIVMIGFIIPGLIALWFERQGFIETLSPMMSSAVLVRLTLILVGVEVIG, from the coding sequence ATGAGTTTGATGGATATTGACGTCACCTTGCTTGCCATCGCGATTGGTTTGTTGATCAGTTTGGTGGTCACCGAGTTGCTAGGGCTGAGTGTCGGCGGGATGATCGTGCCGGGGTACATCGCATTGTCGCTGCATCAGCCGGTGGCAGTCATATTGACGATTCTCGCAGCGTTGATCACTTGGGGGATCGTACGGATGGTGTCCCAATGGGCGATCTTGTTTGGTCGTCGCCGCGTGGTGTTGACGGTGATGTTCGGTTTTGCGGTGGGGATGGCAATTCGTTTAGCCGCCAACGCGCTATCGATCGCGACGGTGGGCGACGCAGGCGACGACGTCGTCAGTCCGATCGTGATGATTGGATTTATCATTCCCGGTTTAATCGCATTGTGGTTTGAACGCCAAGGGTTCATTGAAACATTGTCGCCGATGATGTCATCGGCGGTCCTGGTGCGTTTGACCTTGATTCTTGTTGGCGTGGAGGTCATTGGATGA
- the pgsW gene encoding poly-gamma-glutamate system protein, whose product MNEHNQNSEASKTPFQVMYWRPKRLSRAGLWAGMIVSLSGMALVQFWPAKVSPEHREPLIAAASKAESALKVISDVHQQQGLPAVAKLDPQRSHLIGPSMTLVTSKLGSLESKQTSINPNFAAVVVKWFEEAGVKPGDRVAIGASGSWPALNIAVYAAAETLQLKPTIILSAASSQYGANRPEMMWVDMEKHLHDANLISFRAKAGTYGGLYDRASGMPEQTRQLLADAMERNGVPMLSSTGLRDLIDERMALYESEIQSDSYAAYVNIGGGSASIGGTEGNERWAPGVHTDVADDQPLPNCVAARMLAKNVPVINVVDAKSIAEQYAMPIAPAVHPAVGECDVFGRAVYRRSLAGVVMGLTWLMMAITVAPGLVLHPLRSWQAWRKPAGDPCETSSMPKHVELMI is encoded by the coding sequence ATGAACGAGCACAACCAAAATTCCGAAGCGAGTAAAACTCCGTTTCAAGTGATGTATTGGCGGCCCAAACGGCTTTCGCGTGCGGGATTGTGGGCCGGCATGATCGTGTCGCTCTCAGGGATGGCACTGGTGCAATTTTGGCCGGCAAAGGTTTCACCGGAACATCGCGAACCCTTGATTGCCGCAGCGTCAAAAGCCGAATCGGCACTGAAAGTGATCTCCGACGTCCATCAACAGCAAGGGCTTCCGGCGGTCGCCAAGTTGGATCCGCAACGATCGCACTTGATCGGTCCTTCGATGACGCTTGTGACCAGCAAACTAGGCTCGCTCGAGTCGAAACAGACATCGATCAATCCCAATTTTGCCGCCGTGGTGGTGAAATGGTTTGAAGAGGCCGGCGTCAAGCCGGGCGATCGGGTGGCGATCGGTGCAAGCGGTTCGTGGCCGGCACTGAATATCGCGGTCTATGCGGCCGCCGAGACGTTGCAGTTAAAACCGACCATCATCTTGTCGGCAGCCTCGAGCCAGTACGGTGCGAACCGGCCGGAAATGATGTGGGTCGATATGGAAAAACATTTGCATGACGCCAACCTGATTTCGTTCCGTGCAAAAGCAGGGACCTACGGCGGGTTGTATGATCGGGCTTCGGGAATGCCCGAGCAGACGCGACAATTGCTCGCCGATGCAATGGAACGCAACGGGGTTCCAATGCTGTCGTCCACCGGTTTGCGGGATTTGATCGATGAACGGATGGCGTTGTATGAATCGGAAATCCAATCCGACTCGTATGCGGCCTACGTGAACATTGGTGGCGGATCGGCGTCGATTGGTGGCACCGAGGGCAACGAACGATGGGCACCTGGCGTGCACACCGACGTCGCGGACGACCAACCGCTGCCGAACTGTGTTGCAGCGCGAATGTTGGCCAAGAACGTGCCCGTGATCAATGTCGTCGACGCTAAATCGATTGCCGAGCAATATGCGATGCCGATCGCACCGGCGGTCCATCCGGCGGTGGGAGAGTGCGACGTTTTTGGTCGAGCCGTCTACCGCCGTTCGTTGGCGGGTGTCGTGATGGGATTGACTTGGTTGATGATGGCCATCACCGTGGCACCGGGACTCGTTTTGCATCCGCTGCGATCGTGGCAAGCGTGGCGTAAACCGGCGGGCGATCCCTGCGAAACGTCGTCGATGCCCAAGCACGTCGAGCTGATGATTTGA